AGCACAGCCATGGAGTTCTGAGCTGTAATGAGCCCCTCCAGCTGCCTGCCATGGAGCTGATATCCCCACTCTTGGGTTAGTCCAGTGACCAGACAAAAGCAGGGCTGTAGCGTTGTGACTACAATGGGCCACCCAAGAGGGGACGGCTCCCATGAGAAGACAGGGAAGCAGTGTGGCATCGGGAGTCAGGGGGattattttctcctctgttcACAGAAGCCTAAATTTATTCATCTGCTAAATTGTCACCATGGATATTCtggaagaaaaatacattttctagatGTAGTACCTACATCAACAGCATCAGCACTACTTgggatttattaaaaatgtaaattcagagtttttgaatcagaaactctgaatcAGAAACCCTGGAACTAGGGCCCAGCCAACTGCTTTAACATGACCttcagatgattctaatgtgtaCTCATGTTTGAGAATCGCTGCTGTAGAAGAGCATGAGAACAAGGAAGTAACATGAAAGAAtttaaatgcaaaggaaatggaaaatgaagacTCAATGAAGTAGGAGTTAAAGTGAGTGTAGCGTTCagtgaagaaagtgtttcaaaaaAGGAAGGCATAATCAACTTTGTCAAAGGCTGTTGGGTACATTGAAAATTGGTCATTGatcgcttcttggccttttggctaagagcAAGTGAAAATTGGCCATTAAATGTGGCCACAAGGAGGCCATTTGTGACAATCATACTAATGGTTTCCATAGATTGATGATGACAAAAGCCAACTGAAGTGAGCTCAGgagaaaatggaagcagaaaaagtggaaataacaagtaaagaaaactgtttcggccgggcacggaggctcacgcctgtaatcccagcactttgggaggccgaggcgggcggatcacgaggtcaggagatcgagaccatcctggctaacatggtgaaaccctgtctgtactaaaaatacaaaaaattagccaggcatggtggcgggtgcctgtagtcccagctaatcgggaggctgaggcaggagaatagcatgaacccaggaggcgtagcttgcagtgagtggagatcgcatcactgcactccagcctgggcaacagagcaagactccatctcaaaaaaaaaaaagaaaactgtttcaaGGAATTCTTCTGTAAGACTGTTTAGACCATGGGTGGacgtccaatcttttggcttccccaggccgcactggaagaagaattgtcttgggccacacataaaatacactaaaactaatgacagctgatgagctaaaaaataaataaataaaagttaaaatctcataattttttttatactttaagttctagggtacatgtgcacaacgtgcaggtttgttacatatgtatacatgtgccatgttggtgtgctgcacccattaactcgtcatttacattaggtatatctcctaaagctattcctcccctctccccccaccccacaacaggccctggtgtgtgatgttccccttcctgtgtccaggtgttctcactgttcaattcccacctatgagtgagaacatgcggtgtttggttttctgtccttacaatagtttgctgagaatgatggtttccagcttcatccaagtccctacaaaggacatgaactcatcattttttatggctgcattgtattctgtgtatatgggccacattttcttaatccagtctatcattgttggacatttgggttggttccaagtctttgctattgtgaatagtgctgcaataaacatacgtgtgcacgtgtctttacagcagcatgatttataatcctttgggtatatacccagtaatgggatggctgggtcaaatggtatttctagttctagatccctgaggaatcgccacactgacttccacaatggttgaactagtttacagtcccaccaacagcataaaagtattcctatttctccacatcctctccagcacctgtggtttcctgactttttaatgatcgccattctaactggtgtgagatggtatctcaatgtggttttgatttgcatttctctgatggccagtgatgatgaaaatgttttaagaaagtttatgaatttgtgttgggccacattcaaagccttCCCAGGCCACATATGGTCTGCAGTACATGGGTTGAATGAGCTTGGTTTAGACTTTCCGGGATTGAGGAGAAGTTTCTTTTTAAGATGACAATCATAAAGGTATGTCTGTAGGCTGAGGTACTGATCAAGTAGACTGGGAAAATTTATAACgcagaagagagaagaataattTCAAGAGCAAGATTATAAGAGATCCTTGCAGATCAGATGGTTATGATGACCTGTGTTAGTCCTCCCCCATATTGCTAAACCCAAATAATCTTGTCTCCATTGGATGAATTCTACTACTGGCCTCTTCTTGGACTTATTCTGTGGACAATTTGGCAGTAAATGGATATGTGAGTAATAGTCTCCAAATCTGGTTCTTTAGTGCTCCCACTGATTCTGACATCTTCCCATCATGCCTTCAATAAGGCTTTTTTCTGCTTGTTTCATTCAGAGTCCATTTCTGTTGCTTGGAACCAATACCCATAACTAACACAAAATCTCAGGtcaccctattttttttttcattaaacacATAAGATTACTGAGGCcttgagaggttaagtaacttaccacTGTTATCAAGTGGCAGACTCTCCTCCAGATCATTCTGATTCCAAATCACAAGGCTAGGAACCCTCAAAGAACAGAAAGGTATTTTCAGcctgtgaaataataaaagttaatatGCCTACCTGCTATGGCAAGTCCAACGTAGACCAAGGAAAAGCACAAGCAGATGTGTAAAAAATCTTAAGTTTCACAATGCAATTCCAAACATCTAGTCTACCACCTGGATCATACTAGGCACTCAACAAAGATTTGTTAAACACAACATGGATTACAagaattatgttatatattattatgtatgtatacaaaatGTATTATTCTTTCCCTTATGAATTCTTACACACTGTGATTCATGGAACACTAAGGGTCTAAGAATATAACttttagggccaggtgcagtagctcacgtctgtaatctcagaactttgggaggccaaggtgggcagatcacctgaggtcaggggttgaagaccagcctgaccaacatggtgaaaccccgtctctactaaaaatacaaaaattagccaggcatggtggcacgcgcctgtaatcccagctactctgtaatACTCAGCTACtcctggctgaggcaggagaatcacttgaacctgggaggcggaggttgcagtgagccaagatcgtgccactgcactccagcctaggtgacagagagagactccgtcacaaaaaaaaaaaagaatacaacttTTATATCATGCATCCTCCCTTTCAAACAGCCATCATTCACCATTTACTTCCCATGCTTCCAAAAGTAAGCAACACACTCCAATTTTAAACTCCATAAATACTCTCTGGTggcatgttttatatatttttgttaataaaaataataatagataaggGCCCTTATATCTTTatcttgccttctttttttcaGGGTGTCAGTGACctttatatgtcttctttcaaagggactttttaaaaagttttccctAATTCTCTAAAGATCTACTCAAATGTTCTCCACAGTGCTTGGATACCTGACACCAAGCTGGAATACTGGAATTGTGtgttaaatgtgtttttcttccaGTAGTAAAACAGCATAAGGAAGCTATCTCCCTGAAAAACTTTAGAGGTTTATATGAATTAATTTAAGGAGCTTATCCTATTCCACTCTACACTCGGGGCAACCACAATTGCAGTCGTTGAATGCACTGGGTGATAACATCTCTCCTCAGCACTCTTCTCAGAGCCTTAGCTACATCTTTATTCCGGAGAGTATAAATCAGAGAATTCAATGTGGGCGTAATGATGCTGTAGAACACAGAACCAACTTTGTTCTGCAATAGAGTGCACTGGGACCTGGGTCTCATGTAGGAGAAGATGCAGGCACCAAACCAAAGAGAAACCACCGTGAGGTGGGAGCCACAAGTGGCAAAGGCATTTCTCTTGCTCCCAGATGAGCGCATCTGAATGACACTTTGAAGGATGAAGACATAGGATGTAGAAATCAGgaagatggggaggaggaggagaatgctGCTGATGTACACTGTGGTCTCATACACAGTGATGTCGCCACATACCAACTTCACAACAGCTGGGAACTCACAGTAGAAGTGGTAGACTTTCCGAGGCCCACAGAAAGGGAAGTGCATCAAGATCGCCATGTGAATTAGGGAGTTCACGGATGCCCCCAACCATGACATGACAGCCATCATCAGTCCCACCTTCTTGTTCATGAGCACAGCATAGCGCAGTGGATGACAGATGGCAACATAGCGGTCATAGGACATGACAGCTAAGAGAAAACATTCAGCACCACCTAGACACAAATAGAGGAAGTGCTGGGTTGCACAGCCCACAAAGGAGATAGATTTCTTGCCAGATAGGTAGTTGGTAGCCATCTTCAGGATGATTGTGGAGACATGCATCAGATCCATGAGGGAGAGCTGGCTGAGCAGGAAATACATTGGTGTATGAAGCTGGGGATCAATGCAGATGAGGAGAATGGTGAGGGTGTTGCCACTCACCGCAATAAGGAAGACCACCATGgtcaaggagaaaaggaaaaggtggGTAAGGGAGTCATC
The sequence above is a segment of the Homo sapiens chromosome 7, GRCh38.p14 Primary Assembly genome. Coding sequences within it:
- the OR2AE1 gene encoding olfactory receptor 2AE1, producing MWQKNQTSLADFILEGLFDDSLTHLFLFSLTMVVFLIAVSGNTLTILLICIDPQLHTPMYFLLSQLSLMDLMHVSTIILKMATNYLSGKKSISFVGCATQHFLYLCLGGAECFLLAVMSYDRYVAICHPLRYAVLMNKKVGLMMAVMSWLGASVNSLIHMAILMHFPFCGPRKVYHFYCEFPAVVKLVCGDITVYETTVYISSILLLLPIFLISTSYVFILQSVIQMRSSGSKRNAFATCGSHLTVVSLWFGACIFSYMRPRSQCTLLQNKVGSVFYSIITPTLNSLIYTLRNKDVAKALRRVLRRDVITQCIQRLQLWLPRV